A single genomic interval of Plantibacter sp. Leaf314 harbors:
- the dusB gene encoding tRNA dihydrouridine synthase DusB yields the protein MSLPTTLPQRPSLAIGPIVLDSPVVLAPMAGITNTAFRRLCREYGAGLYVSEMITSRALVERTPETMRLIQHHESETLRSIQLYGVDPKTVAEAVTMLVAEDRADHIDLNFGCPVPKVTRKGGGAALPWKTGLFRDIVEGAVRAAGDVPLTIKMRKGIDSDHLTYLEAGRIAEGAGVASIALHARTAAEFYSGHADWAAITKLKETVTSVPVLGNGDIWSGEDALRMVDETGCDGVVVGRGCLGRPWLFGDLSSAFAGEGTKAEPSLGDVAAAFRRHAELLAEFFESEERGCRDIRKHVAWYFKGYPVGGDLRASLATVESLEQLDELLATLDWTAPYPGAAAEGQRGRAGTPKRPALPYGWLDSQSLGADEQTEIAGAELDHSGG from the coding sequence ATGTCTCTTCCTACCACGCTCCCGCAGCGCCCGAGCCTCGCGATCGGGCCCATCGTGCTCGACTCGCCGGTCGTGCTCGCGCCCATGGCCGGGATCACCAACACCGCGTTCCGTCGCCTCTGCCGTGAGTACGGCGCCGGTTTGTACGTGAGCGAGATGATCACCTCCCGTGCGCTCGTCGAACGCACGCCCGAGACGATGCGGCTCATCCAACACCACGAGAGCGAGACGCTGCGCTCGATCCAGTTGTACGGGGTGGACCCGAAGACGGTCGCCGAGGCCGTCACCATGCTCGTCGCCGAGGACCGGGCCGATCACATCGACCTCAACTTCGGCTGCCCGGTCCCGAAGGTGACCCGCAAGGGCGGTGGCGCCGCGTTGCCGTGGAAGACCGGTCTGTTCCGCGACATCGTCGAGGGCGCCGTCCGCGCCGCTGGCGACGTCCCGCTGACGATCAAGATGCGCAAGGGCATCGATTCCGACCACCTCACCTACCTCGAGGCCGGGCGGATCGCCGAGGGCGCCGGTGTCGCCTCGATCGCCCTGCACGCCAGGACGGCGGCCGAGTTCTACTCGGGACACGCCGACTGGGCGGCGATCACCAAGCTCAAGGAGACGGTCACCTCGGTGCCGGTCCTCGGCAACGGAGACATCTGGTCGGGCGAGGACGCCCTCAGGATGGTCGACGAGACCGGCTGCGACGGCGTCGTCGTGGGCCGTGGCTGCCTCGGGCGCCCCTGGCTCTTCGGCGACCTCAGCTCGGCGTTCGCCGGCGAGGGCACGAAGGCGGAGCCGTCCCTCGGCGACGTCGCTGCCGCGTTCCGGCGTCATGCCGAACTGCTGGCCGAGTTCTTCGAGAGCGAGGAACGCGGGTGCCGCGACATCCGGAAGCACGTCGCGTGGTACTTCAAGGGCTACCCCGTCGGTGGCGACCTGCGGGCCAGTCTCGCCACGGTGGAGTCACTCGAGCAGCTCGACGAGCTCCTGGCGACCCTCGACTGGACGGCTCCGTACCCCGGCGCCGCCGCCGAGGGGCAGCGCGGACGAGCCGGCACGCCGAAACGACCGGCGTTGCCTTACGGCTGGCTCGACTCACAGTCGCTCGGTGCCGACGAGCAGACCGAGATCGCGGGCGCGGAACTGGACCACAGTGGCGGATAG
- a CDS encoding aminoacyl-tRNA deacylase gives MSNAATQAVPEPVGRERVAAAAASLGIDVELVQRPAARSLHEAAELLGIEPAEIVKTIVVKRRSGDYLFALVPGGRKISWPPFRTLLGVNKLAMPDAETAFRATGYERGTITVLGATSALPVYADERILRRGGRISIGAGEHGWSAFVDAAAYLAAIGAVTADLTEPEDPQS, from the coding sequence ATGTCAAACGCCGCCACGCAAGCCGTTCCAGAACCCGTCGGCCGCGAACGCGTCGCGGCTGCGGCGGCCTCCCTCGGCATCGACGTCGAGCTGGTCCAGCGCCCGGCCGCGCGCAGTCTGCACGAGGCGGCGGAACTCCTCGGGATCGAGCCCGCCGAGATCGTCAAGACGATCGTCGTGAAGCGTCGCAGCGGCGACTACCTCTTCGCGCTCGTCCCCGGCGGGCGCAAGATCTCGTGGCCGCCCTTCCGCACCTTACTGGGCGTCAACAAGCTCGCGATGCCCGACGCGGAGACGGCGTTCCGCGCGACCGGTTACGAGCGCGGCACGATCACCGTCCTCGGCGCGACGAGCGCATTGCCCGTGTACGCCGACGAACGGATCCTCCGCCGCGGCGGTCGCATCTCGATCGGTGCCGGCGAGCACGGCTGGAGCGCGTTCGTCGACGCAGCGGCCTACCTCGCCGCGATCGGGGCCGTCACGGCCGACCTCACGGAGCCGGAGGACCCTCAGTCCTGA
- a CDS encoding DsbA family protein, whose translation MSEPIKIDIWSDIACPWCYIGKRKFERGSAEFAQLGDGREVEVEYHSFELAPDTPVDFDGTEIDFLVKHKGMPADQVQQMLDRVTGIAAETGLAYDFGILQHTNTVKAHELLHFAKAEGKQLEMTERLLKAYFTEGRHVGRVEDLADLAAEVGLDREAVVSALESGRFTQAVREDQATAQGYGIQGVPFFVIDGAYGVSGAQEPAAFAQVLEQVWTERANAEPVQA comes from the coding sequence ATGAGCGAACCCATCAAGATCGACATCTGGTCCGACATCGCGTGCCCGTGGTGCTACATCGGCAAGCGCAAGTTCGAGCGCGGTTCGGCGGAGTTCGCGCAGCTCGGCGACGGACGCGAGGTGGAGGTCGAGTACCACTCCTTCGAGCTCGCGCCCGACACCCCGGTCGACTTCGACGGGACGGAGATCGACTTCCTCGTGAAGCACAAAGGCATGCCAGCCGATCAGGTCCAGCAGATGCTCGACCGCGTGACGGGCATCGCCGCCGAGACCGGCCTCGCGTACGACTTCGGCATCCTCCAGCACACCAACACGGTGAAGGCACATGAGCTGCTCCACTTCGCGAAGGCCGAGGGCAAGCAACTGGAGATGACCGAGCGTCTTCTCAAGGCCTACTTCACCGAGGGCCGCCACGTCGGACGGGTCGAGGACCTCGCAGACCTCGCCGCGGAGGTGGGACTCGATCGTGAGGCCGTCGTGTCGGCGCTCGAGTCCGGTCGGTTCACGCAGGCGGTCCGTGAGGACCAGGCGACCGCTCAGGGCTACGGCATCCAGGGTGTCCCGTTCTTCGTCATCGACGGCGCGTACGGGGTCTCGGGTGCGCAGGAGCCCGCAGCGTTCGCGCAGGTGCTCGAGCAGGTCTGGACGGAACGCGCGAACGCCGAGCCGGTGCAGGCATGA